A genomic window from Candidatus Andeanibacterium colombiense includes:
- a CDS encoding cupin domain-containing protein yields the protein MPKLDLDAIPQTNATGYPAVYAGVVRERWYRRLAPATGLEDFGASHVVLEPGAWSSQRHWHVGEDELVVMLSGEAVLVDDTGETPMRAGDIAAFPKNDGNGHVLQNRSGEPCVYIAIGRPSASDCFYPDIDMHLSAEVGQQRRKDGSQF from the coding sequence ATGCCCAAGCTCGATCTCGACGCGATCCCGCAGACCAACGCCACCGGCTATCCCGCGGTCTATGCCGGGGTGGTGCGCGAACGCTGGTACCGCCGCCTCGCGCCCGCCACTGGCCTTGAGGATTTCGGTGCGAGCCATGTGGTGCTGGAACCCGGCGCATGGTCGTCGCAGCGCCACTGGCATGTCGGCGAGGACGAGCTGGTGGTGATGCTGAGCGGCGAGGCGGTGCTGGTCGACGACACCGGCGAAACCCCGATGCGCGCGGGCGACATCGCGGCCTTCCCGAAGAACGACGGCAACGGCCATGTGCTGCAGAACCGCTCCGGCGAGCCCTGCGTCTATATCGCGATCGGGCGGCCGTCGGCGAGCGACTGTTTTTATCCCGATATCGACATGCATTTATCCGCCGAGGTCGGGCAGCAGCGGCGCAAGGATGGGAGCCAATTCTGA
- a CDS encoding spermidine synthase encodes MIARELIDTAQVPGGEELRLFRHGGDFMIVLDRNELMSTRMSGSEEALATMSIERIARVRKPHLLIGGYGMGFTLRAALGLIGKDGRVTVAELVPKIVEWARGPMAELAAGCLEDPRVDLVEADVSIIIAGARGEFDAILLDVDNGPDGLVRDENGQLYSRAGLIAAREALRPGGVLAVWSAGPDPVFANRLRKAGFEVDEVRVRARSNGKGAKHVIWFARRAK; translated from the coding sequence ATGATCGCACGTGAGCTGATCGACACCGCCCAGGTCCCGGGCGGCGAGGAACTCCGCCTGTTCCGACACGGTGGCGACTTCATGATCGTGCTCGACCGCAACGAGCTGATGAGCACGCGGATGAGCGGCTCCGAAGAAGCGCTCGCGACGATGAGCATCGAGCGGATCGCCCGGGTCAGGAAGCCGCATCTGCTGATCGGCGGCTATGGCATGGGCTTTACCCTGCGCGCGGCCCTGGGGCTGATCGGCAAGGATGGCCGGGTGACCGTGGCCGAACTGGTGCCGAAGATCGTCGAATGGGCGCGCGGGCCGATGGCCGAGCTGGCTGCCGGCTGCCTCGAAGATCCACGAGTGGATCTGGTCGAGGCCGACGTGTCGATCATCATCGCCGGCGCGCGCGGCGAATTCGATGCGATCCTGCTCGATGTCGACAATGGCCCCGACGGGCTGGTGCGCGACGAGAACGGCCAGCTCTATTCGCGCGCCGGGCTGATCGCCGCGCGCGAGGCGCTGCGGCCGGGCGGGGTGCTCGCGGTCTGGTCCGCCGGACCGGATCCGGTGTTCGCCAATCGCTTGCGCAAGGCCGGCTTCGAAGTCGATGAGGTCAGGGTGCGCGCCCGTAGCAACGGCAAGGGCGCCAAGCACGTGATCTGGTTCGCACGACGGGCCAAGTAG
- the yihA gene encoding ribosome biogenesis GTP-binding protein YihA/YsxC translates to MTDEIEDLAARASKLFSGRVDFLKSAPELRFLPDPTAPEIAFCGRSNVGKSSLLNALTGRKAIARASVTPGRTQELNFFEVGEPTMFRLVDMPGYGFAKAPPKVVAKWKMLVRDYLRGRQVLKRTLVLVDARHGPKQVDVEMMDMLDEAAASYRVVLTKADKIKASELAAVLAVTQVEARKHSAAFPQVHVTSAEKKMGIDELRAAVLADVEL, encoded by the coding sequence ATGACGGATGAAATTGAAGACCTCGCGGCGCGCGCAAGCAAGCTGTTCTCGGGGCGAGTGGACTTCCTGAAGTCCGCCCCGGAACTGCGCTTCCTGCCCGATCCGACCGCCCCCGAGATCGCTTTCTGCGGGCGCTCCAACGTCGGCAAGAGCTCGCTGCTCAACGCATTGACCGGGCGCAAGGCGATCGCGCGTGCCTCGGTCACCCCGGGCCGGACGCAGGAGCTGAACTTCTTCGAAGTGGGTGAGCCGACCATGTTCCGGCTGGTCGACATGCCCGGCTACGGCTTTGCCAAGGCCCCGCCCAAGGTCGTCGCCAAATGGAAGATGCTGGTGCGCGACTATCTGCGCGGGCGCCAGGTGCTCAAGCGCACCCTGGTGCTGGTCGATGCGCGCCACGGGCCCAAGCAGGTCGATGTCGAGATGATGGACATGCTCGACGAGGCGGCCGCGAGCTACCGCGTGGTGCTGACCAAGGCCGACAAGATCAAGGCGAGCGAGCTGGCCGCGGTGCTGGCGGTGACCCAGGTCGAAGCGCGCAAGCATTCGGCCGCCTTCCCGCAGGTCCACGTGACCTCGGCCGAGAAGAAGATGGGCATCGACGAATTGCGTGCGGCGGTGCTGGCCGATGTCGAGCTATGA
- a CDS encoding glutathione S-transferase family protein, whose amino-acid sequence MKLIVGNKNYSSWSLRGWLAVKQSGLHFEELTVPLYGEDWEEMKRQQGEFQPSGGKVPVLWDGDTVIWDSLAILEYCADRVGRDRFWPKDDAARGMARSMVAEMHSGYLPLRRALPMNMRRRFQTPALDEDVRGNIVRILTLWAEARARFGKGGPFLFGTFCAADVFYAPVVSRFITYSIQVPGFADVYMQALMEHEWMRAWLKAAEDEDWTIAQWETQPPVK is encoded by the coding sequence ATGAAGCTCATCGTCGGCAACAAGAACTATTCCAGCTGGTCGCTGCGTGGCTGGCTCGCGGTCAAGCAGTCGGGCCTCCATTTCGAGGAACTTACCGTCCCGCTCTATGGCGAGGACTGGGAAGAGATGAAGCGCCAGCAGGGCGAGTTCCAGCCTTCGGGCGGCAAGGTCCCGGTGCTGTGGGACGGCGACACGGTGATCTGGGACAGTCTCGCGATCCTCGAATATTGCGCCGACCGCGTGGGGCGCGACCGCTTCTGGCCCAAGGACGATGCCGCGCGGGGCATGGCCCGTTCGATGGTCGCCGAAATGCACTCCGGCTATCTGCCGCTGCGCCGCGCGCTGCCGATGAACATGCGCCGCCGGTTCCAGACGCCTGCGCTGGACGAGGACGTGCGCGGCAACATCGTTCGCATCCTCACGCTATGGGCCGAGGCGCGGGCGCGCTTCGGCAAGGGCGGGCCGTTCCTGTTCGGCACCTTCTGCGCGGCCGACGTGTTCTACGCGCCCGTAGTCAGCCGCTTCATCACCTATTCGATCCAGGTTCCGGGCTTCGCCGACGTCTATATGCAGGCGCTGATGGAGCACGAATGGATGCGGGCCTGGCTCAAGGCGGCCGAGGACGAGGACTGGACCATCGCGCAGTGGGAAACCCAGCCGCCGGTGAAGTGA